GAGGCGGTGCTGCCCTCGCTGCCCGAGGGCGGCTCCACCCCCGCCGTGCCCTTCAAATGCGCCCATCAGCCCATGGACGGCGATGGCTGGCTCGAACCGGCGGAGACCCATTTCACCGGTCCGATGGTCATGCTCACCATGCCGTTCGGCGGCTCGCATATCGACCAGGTCGCGGCCCAGATCGCCGACAACCGGATGTGCATCGCCCATATCGGCATGCCGCTGGGGGGCTTTTCGAAAACCTGGGTCGGCACCGAGATATTGCGCCTGCCCTCGGGCCAACCCATCGCCGCCTTCCAGTGGAGCTGCGGCAATACCATCCGCCCCAATGGCGAGGTGCTGGAGAGCAATCCGGCCATGCCGGACCGACCATATCCGGTGATGCGCGACAATTTCACCACCCACCACGCCGAGATGCTCGACCAGGCCTGCGCTTTGCTGCTGGGTCGTGACTGAACACGAATTCTGACGCCATCGGGACCCACTTCCATGTCCACAATAGCTCCAGTCCAAGCGCACGCCCCGCATCTCGCCTGCGGTTCCGAGGCGCTGCGCGCGCTGTTTCCGGCCTTGGCCCGCACCACCTATCTGTCGATCTGCGACAAGACGATCCTCGCCGATCCGGTGCGCGGCAGTGTCGAGACATTCCTCGATCGCCTGGCGCAGGCCTCGGCCAATCGCGTGGATCACGAGGAAATGGTCACGGCCTCGCGCCGAAAATTCGCCCGGCTGGTTGGTGCAGGCGAGGACGAGATTGCGGTCATGCGCAATGTCTCTGACGGGATCAACAGCATCGCCACGGCCTTTCCCCTCGCGGAGGGCGACAATGTACTGCTGGCCTTGGGCGCCGAGCATCCCAACAATATCTATCCCTGGCTGCACCAGCAGCGCCGCGGCATCGAATTGCGCAACATTCCCGCTTCCGAGGGCCATATAGATGTCGGCGCCCTCGTATCAGCCATGGACGCACGCACCAGGCTGGTTTCGGTCGCGTCGGTGAGTTTTGCCCCCGGGGAGCGCACCGACTTGATGGCGCTGGGCACCGAATGCCGCAAGCGGGGAATCTTCCTCCTTGTCGACGGCGTGCAGTCGGCCGGCATCCTCCATCACGACTTCGGGCAGGAACCGATCGACGGCTTCGCGTCTTCGACCAGCAAAGGGCTGCTCGGTCTCTATGGCTATGGCTTCCTCTACGTGCGCCGGGCCTGGCTGGACCGGCTGATGCCCGTCCATATGTCGCGCACTGGCGTCAGCGCCGACAACGACGATGCCTCCGCCATGGGCGATCTGCGCTATACCCCTCGTCCCGATGCCCAGCGCTTCGAGCTGGGCAGCTACAATCTCGCTGGCGCTTATGCCGCGGATGCTGCGTTGGATCTTATCCTGGGTCTTGGCACCAAGGCGATCGAAGCCCATGTGCTGGCCTTGGCCGAAGAGTTGCGCGAAGGGCTGCAACGTCTCGGCCTGCCGGTCTTCATCCCGCGCCTGCCCGCACATTTGGTCACGGTGGGGACGGTCGATGCCGGCGGCCACGGCTATTCCACCGATCCTGTTATCACGCGCTACCATGGCCGGCTGGCGGACGCCGGTATCGTCAGCACCATACGTCGTGGTCAGCTCCGCATGGGTTTGCACGCCTATAGCAACCGCGCAGATATCGAGGCCGTACTGCAATGTGTCGGTCGCTCCTGACCTCGATATCATCCTGATTGCCGAGGATGGGCGGGCGACCGACATGGAACGTATCGGCGCCCAGGTGGGGCTGCATCCGACCAACTATCCATGCAATTCGAAAATAGCCTCGATCTCTACCGTCGCCTGCATGGGGAGCGATCCCATCCCTACCGCGGAGCGGGCATGAATGCCGGCCTCGCCGAAAATGTCGGCGAACAGATCGGAACAGCCGTCGATGACGGCGGGATGATCGGCAAAGTCCGGCGTCGCCCGCACCATGCCGAACAATTTGCTGACGCCGGCCACCTGGTCCAGGCTGCCGATCGCATCGCGCGCCACGGCCAGCAAGGCCAAACCCGCCAGCCGTGCGTGGTCATAGGCCTCCGCGCGCGAGATATCGTCGCCCACCACGCCGGTGATCGGCGCGCCATCCCGGCCGCGGGGAATCTGTCCCGACAGATAGAGCGTCTGGCCGATGCGTTTGGCATTGGCGAAACGCGCCACCGGCTTGGGGGAGGTCGGCAATTCGATGCGCAAGGCGGCAAGCCGTTCTTCGTTGGTCATGTGGGCGCGGCTGTCCATATCCATGATTAAAGTTCGTTGCGGCGCAGGCATGCCACGCTGTGGCCATTGCCCAGCGCCTCGAGCATCGGCACAGCCTGGGCACATTGCGGTGCAGCATGGGGGCAGCGCGTGCGGAACACGCAGCCCGATGGCGGCGAAATAGGGCTGGGAATGTCGCCCTTGAGCACCTGGCGCGGCGCCCGGGGCGCCATGCTCGGAACCGGCGAGGTGGCGATGAGCGCCCGCGTATAGGGGTGGGTCGGATTGCCGTAGATCGCCTGGCGCGGCCCGCTTTCCACCACCCGCCCCAGATACATGACGATGACTTCGTCGCACAGATATTCGACCACCGAGAGATCGTGCGAGATGAAGAGCATGGTCAGGCCTAGGCTCTGCTGGAGGTCCTGCAGCAAGTTGAGGATTTGCGCCTGTACTGAGACGTCCAGCGCCGATACCGGCTCGTCCGCGACGATGAATTCGGGCTCGACGGCCAAGGCCCGGGCGATCCCGATACGCTGGCGCTGGCCGCCGGAAAATTCGTGCGGGAAGCGGCCGGCATGGTCGCCCGACAGTCCGACCTGTTCCAGCAATTGCCGGATACGCTCCCGCCTGGCGTGGCCGGACAGCCTGGTATGGGTAACCAGCGCCTCCCCCAGAATGGCTTCGACGCGCATGGTGGGGTTGAGGCTGGAATAGGGATCCTGAAAAACGATCTGCATGCGCTTGCGATAGGCATGCATGTCGCGTTTCGAGAGGCGGAAAATATCGGTCTCGCCGAACAGCGCCGCGCCGGCGGTAGGCTCGACCAGCCGCAGCAGGGTGCGCCCCACCGTCGTCTTGCCCGAGCCGGATTCCCCGACCAGGCCGACAATCGTGCCCTTGCGGATGGAGAAGCTGACATCCTCCACAGCATGAACGACAGCGCCGCCGGCCGCCGGAAACAGCTTCTGCAGGCCCTTCACTTCGAGCAAAGGCGCCGCATATCCAGCATTATTCATGGCTGAGGACCTCATGGCGAATGCAGCGCGTCCAGCCATCGCCGGAAGCGACCAGCGCCGGGTGGGTCGTGCGGCAGGCCGGAGTGACATAGCCGCAGCGCGGTGCAAAGACACAACCGGTGCGGGGCGCGGTGACTGGTGGCACGCTGCCGGGAATGGCCAGCAGGCGGCGACGTTCGTCACCTGTTGCGGCCAGGGCCGCATTGGGCGTGGCCGCCAGCAGACCCTTGGTATAGGGGTGGCGCTGCTGCGCGAAAATGCTGGCCACGGGGCCCTTCTCGACCACTTGGCCGGCATACATGACGACGAGTTCGTCGGCGATCTCGGCCACGACGCCCAGATTATGCGTGATGAACAGGATGGACATCTGGTAGCGGCTCTGCAGGCGCTTGAGCAGGTCGATGATCTGCGCCTGAATGGTGACGTCGAGCGCGGTGGTCGGTTCATCGGCAATCAGCAGCCGCGGGCGGCAGGCCAGCGCCATGGCGATCATCACGCGCTGCCGCATGCCGCCCGACATCTGGTGCGGGTAGTCATGCACCCGTTTCGCCGCCGCCGGCATTTCGACGGTCTCCAGCAGTTCGACGACGCGGTGCATGGCGGCCGCGCGGTCGATCCGCTCGTGCAGCGTGATCATCTCCGCGATCTGGTCGCCGACGGTAAAGAGCGGATTGAGGCTCGACATCGGCTCCTGGAAGATCATGGCGATTTCGGAGCCGCGCATGCGCCGCATCTGGGCGTCGCTGGCTTTGGCCAGATCGGTCACCGTTCCCGCGCGATCGCGATAGAGGATTTCTCCGCCGACGATGCGGCCGGGCGCTGCCAGCAGCCGCATGATGGACAGGCTGGTCACCGACTTTCCTGATCCCGATTCCCCCACCACGGCCACCGTCCGGTTGTCGGGCACGTCGATGCTGACGCCATCGACGGAACGGGCCGTGGAATTGCGGAAGACGAAATGGGTCTTCAGGTCGCGCACCGACAGGGCAAGGCTTTGATCCATTGCGAGAGCAGCTGTCGCCATTACATGTCCTTGCGCAGTTTGGGGTCGAGAATGTCGCGCAGGCCATCGCCGAGCAGTTGCAGCGACAGCACGGCGGCAACGACCGCCAGCCCCGGCGTGACCAGCACCCAGGGCGCCTGGTCGGCATAGGTGCGCGCCTCGTTGATCATGGCGCCCCAGGTCGGCACGTCGGGGGAGGTGCCGACGCCCAGGAAGGACAGTCCCGCCTCGGCCAGCATGGCATTGGCGAAGATGAAGGTGGCCTGCACCAGAATAGGCGAGGTGAGGTTCCGCAAGACATGGCGTACCACGATGCGCGGGGTCGAAACGCCAAGGGCAATCGCCGCCTCGACATAAGTCAGTTGGCGGATGATCAGCGTCGAGGCCCGCACCACACGGGCGACGCGCGGCGCATAGACGATGCCGAGCGCGATGACGACATTGGTTGTCGATGGCCCCAAAGCGGCCACGAGCGAGATGGCCAGCAACACATCGGGAAACGCCATCATGGCATCGGTCAGACGGGCGATGGGGCCATCGAGACGCTTGAAGAACCCGGCCATGACGCCCATCGTCACGCCCAGCACCACGGCCAGCACGACAACCATCAGGCTGACAAGGAGCGATGTGCGGCCCGCATGCAGCAGGCGGGCGAACAGATCCCGCCCCAGATCGTCGGTGCCGAGTAGATGGACGCCGAGCGGCGGCTGCAACCGCGAGGCCAACGACAGCCTGGTCGGCGAAAAGGGTGTCAGGAGTGGCGCCGCGACCAGCGCCAGCACGATGGCGATAAACAGCGCCAGCCCCATCACCGCCATACGGTTGCCGAGCAGCGGCCGCAGCCAGGTGGCGCCGAAGCGCCTGTTATGGATCAGGGATGCCATCAGTAGCGCACCCGCGGATCAACGATGAGATAGAGCATGTCGATGATGAAGTTGATGAGCACATAGAGGCCGGCAATGATCAGCAAAGCGCCCTGGATCACCGGATAGTCGCGGCGCGATACCGCCGACACGACCAGGTTGCCGATGCCGGGCAGGCCGAACACCGTTTCGGTGACCACGGCGCCGGAGATCAGCACGGCGGCGGTAAGCCCGATGACCGTGATGATGGGGATCAGCGCATTCTTGAGCGCATGCCGCAGGATCACGCGGAATTCCGACATGCCCTTGGAGCGGGCGGTCCGCACATAGTCCTCGCCCAGAACGTCGAGCATCGCGGCGCGGGTGAAGCGGATGATTAGCGCGGAACTGACCACGCCAAGCGCAACGGCGGGCAGCACCAGGTGATAGAGCCGATCGCCGAATGATGCGCCCGGCCCGCCATAGCCAGATACCGGGAACCAGCCCAGCCGCACCGAGAATAGCTGCATCAGCATGAGCGACAGCCAGAAGCCCGGAATGCTGGCGGCCAGCATGGCCAGAGTCGTGATCCCCTGGTCGAAGAGCGAGCCACGGCGATAGGCCGAAATGATGCCGACCGGCAGGGCGATGACGCAGGCGATGGCCAGCGCGAAGACCGTCAGGAAAAAGGTCGGTTCCGCCCGGCTCCAGATGGCGGTCAGAACGGGCTGCCCGAGGAAGATGGATTCCCCCAGATCGCCCTGCAGCATCTGCTGGACGTAGACCAGATACTGCAATGGCAGCGGGGCATCGAGCCCCAGCCGGGCGCGCAATGCCGCGATATCGGCGGCGCTGGCATCTGGCCCGAGCATGATCGCAGCCGGATCGCCGGGGGTTACCCGCACGATCAGGAAGACGATGGTGACGACGAGAAACATCACCGCCGCCATGCCGACAATGCGCATCAGGATGTAGCGCAACGTGCCGTTGAGCGGGCGGGCGCGTCGTTTGCCGCCAATGGCGGTATCGGCCGGCGCGGTCATCGTGCACCCGGTCCGGGGAAAGGCGCAGTGGCCAGGGCTGAACCCGAGCGCAGGTCGAGCGCCATGAACTCGGCATAGAAGGCGGCGAGATTGTCGCTGATCGCTTCGATCAGCGCGTTTCCGGTCTGCAGCGTGGCTGTGGCGGGATCGCCCTCATAGCCGGCATGGTCGGCTCCGAAAATGGGCGGCCACCAGGCCTCGCCGCGACCGACTGCACCGGCTTCGCCGCGCACTGCCGGACTGGCCAGCAGCGGAGGCAATCCCGCAGCGCGTTCGGCAATCAGGGCCTGCGCGTCGCCGCTGGTCAGTGCCAGCATGAGCGCGGTTTCCATTTCGCAGGCATGGCCGACCATCTTGCGCTGGCCGTGCAACAGGGCGGCGATCGCGTCATGGGCAATGCCCCAATAATCGGCAAGGCCGACTTGGCGCCCGGCGGCAATCAATTCCGTCGTCAGGGCGCCCAGGGGCGCCCGATTGCCGCCATGGCCATTGATGATGAGCTGCCGCCGGAAGCCGGCATGTTCGACGCTGGCGGTGATATCGGCGACCAGCGCATTGAAGGTTTCGAGGCGCAGGGTCAGGGTACCGGGCCAACTGCGGTGATGGGGCGAGAATGTCACCTGCACTGTCGGCAGCACCAGGACGGGCACGCTGGCGCGCCGGGCCGCCGCCAGGGCCAGATGGCCCACGGCCATCATATCGGTGCCGACGGGCAGATGGCCGGCATGCTGTTCGACGGCGCCGGTGGGAATGACCACCAATGCGCCCTGGTCGCGCGCTTCGGCGATCTCGTCGCGCGTGAGGTCGCTCCACAGGCATGAGCGTAGGGACATGGCTGGATTCCTCAATAAGCCGGCTTTTCGGTGAACCAGCCGGGACGCTGGTCGTCGAGATAGGCCATGGGCACATGCGTGATGCGGAATTGTTCGAGACGGTCGAGATCGACCTCGACCCCCAGGCCGGGGCCGGTGGGAACGCGCATGCTGCCTTCGGCGAGCACGTGGCGCTCGGTCACGATGTCCTGGCCGATATAGGCGTATTCGCAGTCGATCGGGATCGTCATGTTGGGGATGCTGCCGGCCAGATGGAGATAGGCCGCCTGCGACAGGCCCAGTTCACCGCCCGAATGCAGCGTCACCGGAATACCGCTCGCTTCGGCCACGGCCGCGGCCTTTATGCAGGGCCAGAGGCCGCCGGTCTCGTGCGGATCCAGCAGGATCACATCGGCGGCGCCTAGCCGCACGATATTGCCGACATCGGTCAGGTCATAGGCGCTTTCGTCCAGCGCGACCGGTATGGCCTGGCTCTGCCGCAAATGCGCATGCCCGGTCAGGTCGCTCAGCTCGAGCGGCTGCTCGATATAGGTAAGGTCGTATTCCGCGAGCTTGGCGAGTTGGCGCTTGGCCGTGCCGATGGCCCAGGCGCCGTTGACATCGGCGCGCAGTGCCAGGCCGT
This sequence is a window from Devosia ginsengisoli. Protein-coding genes within it:
- a CDS encoding aminotransferase class V-fold PLP-dependent enzyme, translating into MSTIAPVQAHAPHLACGSEALRALFPALARTTYLSICDKTILADPVRGSVETFLDRLAQASANRVDHEEMVTASRRKFARLVGAGEDEIAVMRNVSDGINSIATAFPLAEGDNVLLALGAEHPNNIYPWLHQQRRGIELRNIPASEGHIDVGALVSAMDARTRLVSVASVSFAPGERTDLMALGTECRKRGIFLLVDGVQSAGILHHDFGQEPIDGFASSTSKGLLGLYGYGFLYVRRAWLDRLMPVHMSRTGVSADNDDASAMGDLRYTPRPDAQRFELGSYNLAGAYAADAALDLILGLGTKAIEAHVLALAEELREGLQRLGLPVFIPRLPAHLVTVGTVDAGGHGYSTDPVITRYHGRLADAGIVSTIRRGQLRMGLHAYSNRADIEAVLQCVGRS
- a CDS encoding RidA family protein is translated as MDMDSRAHMTNEERLAALRIELPTSPKPVARFANAKRIGQTLYLSGQIPRGRDGAPITGVVGDDISRAEAYDHARLAGLALLAVARDAIGSLDQVAGVSKLFGMVRATPDFADHPAVIDGCSDLFADIFGEAGIHARSAVGMGSLPMQATVEIEAIFELHG
- a CDS encoding ABC transporter ATP-binding protein: MNNAGYAAPLLEVKGLQKLFPAAGGAVVHAVEDVSFSIRKGTIVGLVGESGSGKTTVGRTLLRLVEPTAGAALFGETDIFRLSKRDMHAYRKRMQIVFQDPYSSLNPTMRVEAILGEALVTHTRLSGHARRERIRQLLEQVGLSGDHAGRFPHEFSGGQRQRIGIARALAVEPEFIVADEPVSALDVSVQAQILNLLQDLQQSLGLTMLFISHDLSVVEYLCDEVIVMYLGRVVESGPRQAIYGNPTHPYTRALIATSPVPSMAPRAPRQVLKGDIPSPISPPSGCVFRTRCPHAAPQCAQAVPMLEALGNGHSVACLRRNEL
- a CDS encoding ABC transporter ATP-binding protein, whose translation is MATAALAMDQSLALSVRDLKTHFVFRNSTARSVDGVSIDVPDNRTVAVVGESGSGKSVTSLSIMRLLAAPGRIVGGEILYRDRAGTVTDLAKASDAQMRRMRGSEIAMIFQEPMSSLNPLFTVGDQIAEMITLHERIDRAAAMHRVVELLETVEMPAAAKRVHDYPHQMSGGMRQRVMIAMALACRPRLLIADEPTTALDVTIQAQIIDLLKRLQSRYQMSILFITHNLGVVAEIADELVVMYAGQVVEKGPVASIFAQQRHPYTKGLLAATPNAALAATGDERRRLLAIPGSVPPVTAPRTGCVFAPRCGYVTPACRTTHPALVASGDGWTRCIRHEVLSHE
- a CDS encoding ABC transporter permease gives rise to the protein MASLIHNRRFGATWLRPLLGNRMAVMGLALFIAIVLALVAAPLLTPFSPTRLSLASRLQPPLGVHLLGTDDLGRDLFARLLHAGRTSLLVSLMVVVLAVVLGVTMGVMAGFFKRLDGPIARLTDAMMAFPDVLLAISLVAALGPSTTNVVIALGIVYAPRVARVVRASTLIIRQLTYVEAAIALGVSTPRIVVRHVLRNLTSPILVQATFIFANAMLAEAGLSFLGVGTSPDVPTWGAMINEARTYADQAPWVLVTPGLAVVAAVLSLQLLGDGLRDILDPKLRKDM
- a CDS encoding ABC transporter permease, translating into MRIVGMAAVMFLVVTIVFLIVRVTPGDPAAIMLGPDASAADIAALRARLGLDAPLPLQYLVYVQQMLQGDLGESIFLGQPVLTAIWSRAEPTFFLTVFALAIACVIALPVGIISAYRRGSLFDQGITTLAMLAASIPGFWLSLMLMQLFSVRLGWFPVSGYGGPGASFGDRLYHLVLPAVALGVVSSALIIRFTRAAMLDVLGEDYVRTARSKGMSEFRVILRHALKNALIPIITVIGLTAAVLISGAVVTETVFGLPGIGNLVVSAVSRRDYPVIQGALLIIAGLYVLINFIIDMLYLIVDPRVRY
- a CDS encoding creatininase family protein yields the protein MSLRSCLWSDLTRDEIAEARDQGALVVIPTGAVEQHAGHLPVGTDMMAVGHLALAAARRASVPVLVLPTVQVTFSPHHRSWPGTLTLRLETFNALVADITASVEHAGFRRQLIINGHGGNRAPLGALTTELIAAGRQVGLADYWGIAHDAIAALLHGQRKMVGHACEMETALMLALTSGDAQALIAERAAGLPPLLASPAVRGEAGAVGRGEAWWPPIFGADHAGYEGDPATATLQTGNALIEAISDNLAAFYAEFMALDLRSGSALATAPFPGPGAR
- a CDS encoding mandelate racemase/muconate lactonizing enzyme family protein encodes the protein MKIQTVRHWLVHVPFSTEVLWGSGRRGGTTRLVVEITTESGIKGYGETICLLDFIEPVLENVVSKLAIGRSIQDAEKLHRHVLGAGYYHHKRAAVMAINAVEMAMWDALGKYANLPLHALWGGLYRDKVEIAAFLAAGSAQTMRERTQAFKELGYRTFKVKLGLDEASDITTVRTTREVLGDGLALRADVNGAWAIGTAKRQLAKLAEYDLTYIEQPLELSDLTGHAHLRQSQAIPVALDESAYDLTDVGNIVRLGAADVILLDPHETGGLWPCIKAAAVAEASGIPVTLHSGGELGLSQAAYLHLAGSIPNMTIPIDCEYAYIGQDIVTERHVLAEGSMRVPTGPGLGVEVDLDRLEQFRITHVPMAYLDDQRPGWFTEKPAY